AAAACCCTCGATAGTCGTTCTGCCCTTCAACAACATGAGCGGCGACCCCGATCAGGAGTTTTTCGCCGACGGTCTTACCGAGGACATCCTTACGGAATTGTCTCGCCGCCACGAGCTGTTCGTCATCTCACGCAATTCCAGTTTCGTGTACAAGAATCGAGCTGTAAATGTGCGCGAAGTCGCCGAGAAACTCGGAGCTCAATACCTGGTGGAGGGAAGCGTCCGGAAGATTGGCGATAGGGTACGCGTAACGGTCCAGCTCATCGACGCAGCCAATGCCGCCCATATCTGGGCGGATAAATACGACCGCAGGCTGGACGACATATTTGCGATTCAGGATGAAATAACAGCGGCGATAGCCGCAACCTTACCGGGGCGTGTCGAGGCGGCCCAGCGCGACCAGCTTGGGCGGACGAAACCTGCAAACATGGCCGCATACGAGTGCGCGCTGGCCGCCAAGGTGCTGCATCACAGAGGCACAGTCGCCGACAACACGCAGGCTCAGTCCCTGATAGACCGGGCAGTTGCGCTTGACCCGGGTTATGCCCATGCCCATGCTTGGCGGGCGTGTATTCTTGGCCAGGCCTGGGTCCACGGCTGGTGCCAAGACAAGGATGCTGTCTGGAGCGAAATCGTTGCTGCCTTGGATCGGGCTTTGGCGCTGGATGACAACGATGCCGATGTGCATCGCATTTTGGCCGCGGTTAGTGTGAACAACAACGCGCTAACCACAGCGCGTTATCACCAGGAGCGTGCCCTCTCCCTTAATCCCAACTACGACCTTGTGGTGGTTCAGCAAGGGGAACTGTTGACGTGGCTGGGGCGGCCCGAAGAGGGAATCGAATGGATCCGCAAGGCAATGCGGCTGAATCCACATCACCCTGAAAGATTTTGGAGTCATCTTGGAAAAGCACATTTCGCTGCGCATCAGTATGGCGAAGCGATTGAAGCATTCATGCATCTGTCCGTCATGGATGAGGTCCAACACGCATTCGCCGCAGCATGTTACGGCTGGCTTGGCGATGAGATCGCTGCTGCAGCTCATATGAAGAAGGTTCGAACGCTTCTCCCCGAATTCGCCGTGGAATCCTTCCTCGCCACTTTGCACTACGCTGAGCAATCAGACGTGAATCACCTTCGCGAGGGGATTGTCAAAGCGGGAGGGGACGATCACTTTTCGCGAGCGAACGATTTCACGGCGCAGTAACAGACAGCGTGATCCGCAACATTTGGCGGCATAGGTTACGGATTACCGAGTAGCAACAGCCCGGGGCAGCTCTCCCCCTGTAAATCAATTAGGTTCCATGCAAAGACGATCGCTTTCGCCGGGCACCAATTCCATCGGCCAGACCAACTCAATCCTGTCCTGTGGATAGCTGCTCATGAAAGCCGGCATGGTTGAAAGCAATGCTTCAGCGAGCTTAATGCCAAGATCGCGGAGCGAAATCCGGAAACATGTGAGAGTGGGCGACAGGAAGCGGCTTTGCGTGCTTTCGCGAAAACCAATAACGGCAACATCGCGACCTGGATGGATACCCGCTTCGTAGAAGCGCCGGTAAAGACCGATCGCCATGTTCTCATTCACCAGAATGACCGCGGTCGGCGTCTGCTTCTGCGCCAGCATCGCGCTAGCAACCTGGTAACCGCCCTCTTCGTTGCCGTTTGCCGGAAAGACGAGATCGGGATCGAAGCCAATGCCATGGTCGCTCAAGGCGCGTTTGTAACCTTCCACAAAAATGTAGCTAAGATTGATGTCATTGGCCGGCATGCCGATTGCAATTCGCCGATGACCGAAATTGAGAAGGCGGGTTACCGCGGTTGCGGCCACGCCCTCGAAATCAAGGTCGATCCAGGGATATTGCCCACCGGTATTGCTTCGCCCGAGCGTCACAAAGGGAATTTTCCGTTCGAGCAGGAGTGTTATTCGCGGGTCATTGCGCATTGTCGCGGAAATGATCAATCCGTCGACGAATCGCCGTCCGACTATGCGGTTGAGATAAGCACCGGGGTCTTCATCGGTTCCGCACAACAGAGCCACGAGATCGAGTTGATGCCGCCTGAATACGGACTGCACTCCTTCGAACACCGGCATGAAGAAGCTGCCGCCATTGTCGGCCGTTTCAATAGATGATTCGATCATGAAACCGATTGTGTTGGTGGTACCCTGTCTGAGGCTGCGGCCCGACTGGTTCGGGACATAGCCGAGCTCTTTCGCCGCGAGAAGCACACGTTCGCGGGTCTCGGCATTGACATCGGACTTGCCATTCAGCGCCCGCGAAACCGTCCCAATGGAAATATTTAGGTGGCGGGCAAGGTCCCGTATACTCACACTTTTTTCCTCCCCGAGCCGCTCGTTTGAGGGCCGCCTCTCATAAAACACCTAAATGAGGGATTGACAAACTTTAGTCTTCAAGTTGAAATCGTAAACGTTTACGGACGCCATTTGCAATCGTTTTTGCAGGTTTTTGATGGTTTCCGTTGGGAGGAGTGGAATATGCAACGTGCCGTTTTAGTCGGCTGCGGAGCCATGAGCAAAGCATGGTTCGAGGCCGCCCGCACCATCACCGATGTGGAGATCGTCGGCATAGTCGATCTCGATATCGGGCGAGCTGAGAACCGCGCCAG
This is a stretch of genomic DNA from Phyllobacterium zundukense. It encodes these proteins:
- a CDS encoding adenylate/guanylate cyclase domain-containing protein, giving the protein MEQRLAAVLAADMAGYSRLMEADEAGTIARLKTHRIELIDPAIAKNKGRIIKTTGDGMLVEFQSVTDAVKCAVEIQHRMQRRNSDVPQDRRIEFRIGINLGDIIFEDDDIFGDGVNIASRIEQLADVGGICVTGAVATQIADRLEVSLEDLGEKTLKNISRPVRLFRIGLERSTLPAQPGDFDANRSISKPSIVVLPFNNMSGDPDQEFFADGLTEDILTELSRRHELFVISRNSSFVYKNRAVNVREVAEKLGAQYLVEGSVRKIGDRVRVTVQLIDAANAAHIWADKYDRRLDDIFAIQDEITAAIAATLPGRVEAAQRDQLGRTKPANMAAYECALAAKVLHHRGTVADNTQAQSLIDRAVALDPGYAHAHAWRACILGQAWVHGWCQDKDAVWSEIVAALDRALALDDNDADVHRILAAVSVNNNALTTARYHQERALSLNPNYDLVVVQQGELLTWLGRPEEGIEWIRKAMRLNPHHPERFWSHLGKAHFAAHQYGEAIEAFMHLSVMDEVQHAFAAACYGWLGDEIAAAAHMKKVRTLLPEFAVESFLATLHYAEQSDVNHLREGIVKAGGDDHFSRANDFTAQ
- a CDS encoding LacI family DNA-binding transcriptional regulator, translated to MSIRDLARHLNISIGTVSRALNGKSDVNAETRERVLLAAKELGYVPNQSGRSLRQGTTNTIGFMIESSIETADNGGSFFMPVFEGVQSVFRRHQLDLVALLCGTDEDPGAYLNRIVGRRFVDGLIISATMRNDPRITLLLERKIPFVTLGRSNTGGQYPWIDLDFEGVAATAVTRLLNFGHRRIAIGMPANDINLSYIFVEGYKRALSDHGIGFDPDLVFPANGNEEGGYQVASAMLAQKQTPTAVILVNENMAIGLYRRFYEAGIHPGRDVAVIGFRESTQSRFLSPTLTCFRISLRDLGIKLAEALLSTMPAFMSSYPQDRIELVWPMELVPGESDRLCMEPN